The following is a genomic window from Thaumasiovibrio subtropicus.
CTACGTGTGCTCATCGACCCAATGTTCGGTGTAGCAAAAAATGCATTACAAACAGTGCTTATTTCCGGTCGCTGTGACGTCGACGTCATTAACGACAGTGAAAACCCAGCGTTTGGTGGCATGATGCCATCGCCAAGTGCTGCAACCCTGTACCGTCTAAAACACCTCGTCGCAACGCAAGGATACGATATAGGTATAGGTACCGACGGTGATGCGGACCGATTGGGTATCATAGATGAGACAGGACGCTTTATTCATCCAAATGAAGTACTAATCCTGCTTTACTACTACCTGTTGAAATACAAGGGCTGGAAAGGTTCCGTGGTACGCAATATTGCCACCAGCCATATTCTCGATAAAATTGCTGCCGACCATGGCGAGAAGAGCTTTGAAGTCCCAGTCGGCTTTAAACATATCAGCTCGCAGATGGAAGCAGATGACTCTTTGATTGGTGGTGAAAGTTCGGGTGGTCTGACTATCCGCGGCCATATCAAAGGTAAGGATGGCGTTTTTGCCTCAAGCCTACTGGTTGAAATGATCAGTGTCACAGGCAAGAAGCTTTCTGAAATGCTGGATGAAATCTACGGCCGTTACGGCTTTGCGTATACCGCAGAAGGCGACTGCACCTTTAAGGCCAGCAAAAAGCCTGAGATTCACAACCGCATTTATGTCGAAAAGGCGCTGCCTGACTTCGGCTATGATATTGAAAAAGTCAGCTATGCTGACGGTTTAAAAGTGTACTTCAAGAATGGTGGCTGGGCACTTGCTCGCTTCTCTGGTACAGAGCCTCTACTACGACTGTTCTCCGAAATGGAAGATCAGCCACAAGCAGAAGCGATTGTTAACCAGATGCGCACCTTCTTTTTAGAGCAGTAATTCACACTCCTTGATGTGTTTTCCCCCCAGCAATGGGGGTTTCGGTAACCAATGTCTGTCGAGGTGTGGTTTGTACAGACAGCGGAAACCAATTAGCTGTTACTTAACTTGTTCGCCAGCCGTTAGGGTCAGTCATGTAGGTTTGGGCGAAACGCAGGTAGCCTTTGGGCTACCTTTTTTTTACCTTTTTCAACGACATCGACCTGCAATGATCTTCCTACCGTTTATGACAGATCATCCGATCGTCATCCCATTTTAAGTACCAGTTATCCCCTTGGTCGATCAAACGGGTATCGCCTCGATCATCTTGAAAGACCCCCGCTTTATCGTAGCCACTGTGCTGCGCTAAACGAATATCTCGATTGCGATAGATATAGGCTTTTGTCTCAGCCTCAAACTCCACATCCACAGCTTCCCCTTGGCAGTTTAAGGCAAGTTTAGTGGTAGAGCAGCCGCTCGTCATCATCACCATACCTACTAACAAACACGCTTTCGCTCTCAGCAACATCACCTACTCCTCGTTATTATCAGCAGGGTCTGTAATACTGAAGCATCGATGCGGCCACTCATACCGCGCAATGCAACAACGTGCTGATAATAATAACTTTGTCAGAAAACCTTCTAAGCATAGGCAATCTCAGAAAATTCGACGATGATTTCTCCAAATATCGAACATCTCCACTATTTCACCACCGTAGTCGAAATGGGCTCTTTTACCGCTGCGGGCAGAAAACTGAACCGTGATCGCAGCTCGATAGGCCAGGCCATTGCTAACTTAGAGATCGATCTTGGTGTTACTCTGTTTGACCGCCATGGACGGACAATCACACTGACGCCAGAGGGAGAGGCCTTATATGGTAAGGCTCGCACACTGTTGCAAGGCTATCAGTCGTTTTGTCAGTTCAGCCAAAACTTAAGCAGTGATATCGAATCCTCGCTGACTATCGGCATCGATCATTTCACGACCCTAAACGAGATGAGCCGAATAGATAAAGCCATTCATACTGCGTTTCCCGGCCTGCACGTGCACTGGCAACGGCAGCACACCGACGCCTTAGATCCTTTGCTTGAAGCGGGTACCATAGACATCGCATTAAGGCTCTTTCAAAACCGCGACTTACCCGAAGTCTTTCATCCTCAACATGTCGACAATGTCACTCTCGTCAGCGTCATGCATCGCGATACGGCGGAATCTCACCCGACGCAACGACTGCACTCTGAGTTGAGGAAAGTCCCCCTTATTGCTTATCCCGATTTAGACAAAGTGGTGCGCACCGACCGATTTGAGAATGTTCAGCAGGTCTTTTCACCGGAAGCGGCGCTGGAAATCGTCAGTCAAAAAGCGGCGTGGAGCATTTTTCCTTTGCAGTTAATTTCCCCCGAAAGCGAACGCTATATCCAAGTCAGTCTAGATACAAATGCTCCTATGTATGGGCGGCGTATCTTGATTTGGCATCACAGCCATCGCTTCGGAAAAGCCCAGCGTTGGCTAGCTAATCAACTCACCTCCCTGCTTTCTTAAACTGTGATCACCACCACGCAATGAGTTAAACAACGAAAAATCTGCGCCACCTTTTATCTCTATGCGGGGGATTTCACCCCGCTATTCACCATTTCGCGATTTAGGCATTAC
Proteins encoded in this region:
- a CDS encoding LysR family transcriptional regulator yields the protein MISPNIEHLHYFTTVVEMGSFTAAGRKLNRDRSSIGQAIANLEIDLGVTLFDRHGRTITLTPEGEALYGKARTLLQGYQSFCQFSQNLSSDIESSLTIGIDHFTTLNEMSRIDKAIHTAFPGLHVHWQRQHTDALDPLLEAGTIDIALRLFQNRDLPEVFHPQHVDNVTLVSVMHRDTAESHPTQRLHSELRKVPLIAYPDLDKVVRTDRFENVQQVFSPEAALEIVSQKAAWSIFPLQLISPESERYIQVSLDTNAPMYGRRILIWHHSHRFGKAQRWLANQLTSLLS
- a CDS encoding phosphoglucomutase/phosphomannomutase family protein, with product MIQFGTGGWRAFIGDEFTKANVQLVAQALSNIMIDEGVTKNGFVIGFDRRFLSDKASRWFAEVLAANGVDVSYIGKYVPTPIVMFQAKEMNADYSACITASHNPADYNGIKVFIKGGRDADEIITAKIEQQIANLSADDVKTIDFEEAIEQKLIEQINPMNDFVDSIVDFIDIDAIKKANLRVLIDPMFGVAKNALQTVLISGRCDVDVINDSENPAFGGMMPSPSAATLYRLKHLVATQGYDIGIGTDGDADRLGIIDETGRFIHPNEVLILLYYYLLKYKGWKGSVVRNIATSHILDKIAADHGEKSFEVPVGFKHISSQMEADDSLIGGESSGGLTIRGHIKGKDGVFASSLLVEMISVTGKKLSEMLDEIYGRYGFAYTAEGDCTFKASKKPEIHNRIYVEKALPDFGYDIEKVSYADGLKVYFKNGGWALARFSGTEPLLRLFSEMEDQPQAEAIVNQMRTFFLEQ